Proteins from a single region of Tindallia magadiensis:
- a CDS encoding carbon-nitrogen hydrolase family protein — protein sequence MKEHIAACVQIAIKPNNIKENTDKVCHWMEKAAKEHEAELLLFPESITTGFTPNMPKEAFYELLPESVESHTTEVRKLCKELKVHLVYPIYERGSEKGEILNSSLLIDDQGQILGNYRKTHPFPTERQWTTAGTETAVIETKLGKIGMIICYDGDFPELSRVLTLKGAEIITRPSALLRSFDIWELTNKGRAYDNHVYLLGANAVGPDAGDNYYFGHSMIVSPIAQILGQARGTEEIVSAKLDPNPIKNVSYGTRSPMIFDHVEDRNVDAYKEILTEGTCAFEPAKRIPYQKK from the coding sequence GTGAAAGAACATATAGCCGCTTGCGTGCAAATTGCAATTAAACCAAATAATATCAAAGAAAATACGGATAAAGTATGCCATTGGATGGAAAAAGCCGCCAAAGAGCATGAAGCAGAACTATTGCTGTTTCCGGAAAGCATTACCACCGGTTTTACACCGAATATGCCGAAAGAAGCGTTTTATGAATTATTACCAGAATCTGTGGAAAGTCACACGACTGAAGTCCGGAAACTGTGTAAAGAATTAAAGGTTCATCTGGTCTATCCTATCTACGAAAGAGGTTCCGAGAAAGGCGAAATTTTGAACAGTTCCTTATTGATAGATGATCAAGGCCAGATTTTGGGAAATTATCGCAAAACCCATCCCTTTCCTACGGAAAGACAATGGACAACGGCGGGAACAGAGACAGCGGTTATCGAAACCAAATTAGGGAAAATTGGAATGATCATCTGCTATGACGGAGATTTTCCAGAATTAAGCCGAGTACTAACCTTAAAGGGAGCAGAAATCATCACCAGACCTTCGGCACTCTTAAGAAGCTTTGATATATGGGAGCTTACGAATAAAGGCAGAGCTTATGATAATCATGTATACCTGCTGGGCGCCAATGCGGTAGGGCCAGACGCCGGTGATAACTATTATTTTGGGCACAGCATGATTGTTAGCCCTATTGCACAGATCCTTGGTCAGGCCAGAGGAACAGAAGAGATTGTTTCTGCAAAGCTGGATCCAAACCCCATTAAAAATGTAAGCTATGGTACCCGTTCTCCGATGATCTTTGATCATGTAGAAGATCGTAATGTAGATGCTTATAAAGAAATTCTCACCGAAGGAACCTGCGCTTTCGAACCAGCTAAAAGAATTCCTTACCAAAAAAAGTAA
- a CDS encoding cyclase family protein — protein MNILDLWKNVKTYDLTQNLSTQTPPWPTYEPLQLKFFKRLSPNGANGQLITTSNHVGTHLDGPLHFDTAGADIASLPMDKLMGPAAIVDLSDIAEDYGIYTPKDIMERVEVKKGDILIINTGYHKYGWDQPEADERRYMLRHPGPSMDFVDWVKEMEIKWIGVDCGSADHPFNTKIRDWEPGEAKMADEYLKGKYGKGLNEIYEWPKTYQAMHVQVFPKPHEIIHAENVGGEIDKVLNRRMIVGCFPWKFVGGESSISRIVAFDTE, from the coding sequence ATGAACATTCTTGATCTATGGAAAAACGTAAAAACCTATGACTTAACTCAAAATCTTAGTACCCAAACACCACCTTGGCCAACCTATGAGCCATTACAGTTAAAATTCTTCAAACGACTATCGCCAAACGGTGCTAACGGTCAATTAATCACCACATCTAACCACGTAGGTACTCACTTGGACGGTCCACTGCATTTTGATACGGCCGGAGCTGATATTGCTTCTTTACCAATGGACAAACTAATGGGTCCAGCGGCGATTGTAGATCTTTCTGATATTGCGGAAGACTACGGTATCTATACTCCAAAAGATATTATGGAACGAGTGGAAGTGAAAAAAGGAGATATTCTAATCATCAACACAGGCTACCATAAATACGGTTGGGACCAACCAGAAGCCGATGAAAGAAGATACATGCTTCGTCATCCAGGACCATCTATGGACTTTGTAGATTGGGTAAAAGAAATGGAAATTAAATGGATTGGTGTAGACTGCGGATCCGCTGACCATCCTTTCAACACAAAAATTCGTGACTGGGAACCAGGCGAAGCAAAGATGGCTGATGAATATCTAAAAGGAAAATACGGTAAAGGCCTGAATGAAATCTATGAATGGCCAAAAACGTATCAAGCAATGCATGTACAGGTATTCCCAAAACCACATGAAATTATCCATGCTGAAAACGTAGGTGGAGAAATTGATAAGGTGCTAAACAGAAGAATGATCGTAGGATGCTTCCCATGGAAATTTGTTGGTGGAGAATCCAGTATTTCCAGAATCGTTGCTTTTGACACAGAATAA
- a CDS encoding YlbE family protein, whose translation MLKQKIQEANQEAIEKLLKAQPTLVGIGVAGKDIPGMDKKTILHAGPPIQWEKMSGPLKGAVIGGLIYEGLAANEKEAIQLVEAGEITFDSCHHHQAVGPMAGVVTASMPVWIIENTTFQNKAYCTLNEGLGKVLRYGAYGEDVIKRLKWMEEVMAPVLKEALEKSGPIDLKTMVAQVVQMGDEGHNRNKAGTSLIIRELAPHIIETSFDNQQKAEVMRFINGNDHFFLNLTMPAFKSTMDPLENIPYSTLVYTMARNGTEFGIRVSGLGNQWFTAPAEIIDGLFFPGYSKEDANPDIGDSVITETAGVGGFAMAAAIPIVQFVGGTPQDAINFTKSMYEITEEENDTYKVPVLDFKGTPTGIDIRKVVETGILPIINTGIAHKDPGVGQVGAGLVRPPMKCFEDALEAFGERVGIL comes from the coding sequence TTGCTAAAACAAAAAATTCAAGAGGCGAATCAAGAAGCCATTGAAAAACTATTGAAAGCTCAACCCACTTTGGTGGGCATAGGGGTAGCCGGTAAGGATATTCCAGGCATGGATAAAAAAACCATATTGCATGCAGGACCACCAATTCAATGGGAAAAGATGAGCGGTCCCTTAAAAGGAGCCGTCATTGGCGGACTGATCTATGAGGGACTTGCCGCTAACGAGAAAGAAGCCATTCAACTGGTAGAAGCAGGAGAAATTACCTTTGATTCCTGTCACCATCATCAAGCCGTAGGTCCAATGGCAGGCGTTGTGACAGCATCGATGCCCGTATGGATTATTGAAAACACTACTTTCCAAAACAAAGCTTACTGTACCCTTAATGAAGGACTTGGAAAAGTATTACGCTACGGTGCTTATGGGGAAGATGTGATTAAGCGGTTAAAATGGATGGAAGAAGTCATGGCACCGGTATTAAAAGAAGCCTTAGAAAAATCCGGTCCTATCGACTTAAAAACTATGGTGGCACAAGTGGTTCAAATGGGAGATGAAGGGCATAATAGAAATAAGGCAGGTACCTCTTTGATCATTAGAGAACTAGCCCCTCATATTATAGAAACTTCTTTTGATAACCAACAAAAGGCAGAAGTAATGAGATTTATCAATGGCAACGATCATTTCTTCTTAAATCTGACCATGCCAGCCTTTAAATCTACCATGGATCCTCTGGAAAACATTCCTTATTCAACCTTGGTATATACCATGGCACGAAACGGTACCGAGTTTGGGATACGAGTATCTGGTCTGGGGAATCAATGGTTTACAGCACCAGCGGAAATCATCGATGGACTGTTTTTCCCAGGATACAGCAAAGAAGATGCCAATCCAGACATTGGAGACAGTGTTATCACCGAAACAGCAGGCGTTGGTGGCTTCGCCATGGCCGCTGCCATTCCTATTGTACAATTTGTAGGCGGAACGCCACAAGATGCCATTAACTTTACAAAAAGCATGTACGAAATAACCGAAGAAGAAAACGATACCTATAAAGTACCTGTCCTGGACTTTAAAGGAACCCCTACAGGCATCGATATCCGCAAAGTAGTAGAAACCGGTATTCTACCGATTATTAATACCGGAATAGCTCATAAAGATCCGGGAGTAGGACAGGTGGGAGCTGGTTTAGTAAGACCACCAATGAAATGTTTTGAAGATGCCCTGGAAGCTTTTGGTGAAAGAGTCGGCATTCTTTAA
- a CDS encoding fdrA domain protein produces MSKVNQLFDSELNIVNVGLESFSKELKSQKKKVVHVDWRPVAGGNKKLAALLEQLS; encoded by the coding sequence ATGTCAAAAGTTAATCAATTATTTGACAGTGAGCTAAACATTGTGAATGTGGGATTAGAGTCTTTTTCCAAAGAACTGAAATCTCAAAAGAAAAAGGTAGTACATGTAGACTGGAGACCTGTAGCGGGAGGCAATAAAAAATTGGCTGCCCTATTGGAACAACTATCTTAA
- the fdrA gene encoding acyl-CoA synthetase FdrA has translation MTLKSHVKKNAYYDSVVLMQVTKELKKTEGIQEVIVGMGTDLNKELAENLGLLTEEIKNATANDFFVTLEGEEKIDMEEILLKIKELLNQKKTSGGEDYRPATLRSAMKVMPEANLAIFSIPGEYAFDEVKKALEQDLHVMLFSDNVSIEEEKELKELAQEKGLLMMGPDCGTAIINHTPLAFANVVKPGNIGIVGASGTGTQEVSVIIDKLGAGVSQVIGTGGRDLKEEIGGTMMLMGIDALEKDEKTEVIVLISKPPSEKVAHKILERVKACSKPVIVDFIDGDRKMIESYGAYACISLEDTAQKAVALSKGEKPKDFDGFSIDEKLIDKMVENELSKYSQKQRYVRGLYTGGTLAEEAQTILTESIGEIFSNKPKKPERKLANVFKSEKHTVVDLGEDEFTIGKPHPMIDPSGRADRIVEEGRDEEVAVLLMDMVLGYGAHEDPAGEMIESIQQAKSQMESVNGHLTVVASICGTEGDPQDMEESRKKLEDAGVILLPSNAQAVKFVEKILKRIQ, from the coding sequence ATGACCTTGAAATCTCACGTAAAAAAGAATGCTTATTATGATTCTGTGGTTCTGATGCAAGTAACCAAAGAATTAAAAAAGACAGAAGGCATCCAGGAAGTGATTGTCGGCATGGGGACAGACCTCAACAAAGAACTGGCCGAAAATCTGGGCCTGCTGACGGAAGAAATTAAAAATGCAACAGCTAACGATTTCTTTGTGACCCTTGAAGGAGAAGAAAAGATCGATATGGAGGAAATCCTTCTAAAGATCAAAGAATTATTAAACCAGAAGAAAACCTCTGGAGGAGAAGATTACCGACCGGCAACCCTACGGTCAGCCATGAAAGTGATGCCGGAAGCAAACCTGGCTATTTTTTCGATTCCTGGCGAATATGCCTTTGATGAAGTTAAAAAGGCTTTGGAACAAGACCTTCATGTCATGTTATTTAGCGATAATGTAAGCATTGAAGAAGAAAAAGAGTTAAAAGAATTAGCCCAGGAAAAAGGATTACTAATGATGGGACCGGATTGCGGTACAGCCATCATTAATCATACACCACTGGCTTTTGCTAATGTAGTAAAACCTGGAAACATTGGTATTGTAGGAGCTTCTGGAACCGGAACCCAAGAAGTTTCCGTGATCATAGATAAACTGGGTGCCGGCGTATCTCAGGTAATTGGAACTGGTGGAAGAGATCTGAAAGAAGAAATTGGCGGTACTATGATGCTGATGGGTATTGATGCGCTGGAAAAAGATGAAAAAACAGAAGTGATTGTCCTGATTTCAAAGCCCCCTAGTGAAAAGGTGGCCCACAAAATTCTTGAACGGGTAAAAGCCTGCTCCAAACCGGTAATTGTTGATTTTATTGACGGCGATCGAAAAATGATAGAGTCTTATGGAGCGTACGCTTGTATCAGTTTAGAAGACACGGCTCAAAAGGCTGTCGCCCTTTCAAAGGGAGAAAAACCGAAAGATTTTGACGGTTTTTCAATAGATGAAAAACTGATCGACAAGATGGTGGAAAATGAACTATCAAAATATTCACAGAAACAAAGATATGTGCGGGGCCTTTATACGGGAGGAACCTTGGCAGAAGAAGCACAAACCATTTTAACCGAAAGCATTGGAGAAATTTTTTCCAATAAACCGAAAAAACCGGAACGAAAACTGGCCAACGTATTTAAGAGTGAAAAGCATACCGTTGTCGATTTGGGAGAAGACGAGTTTACCATCGGAAAGCCGCATCCAATGATTGATCCTTCCGGAAGAGCCGATCGAATCGTAGAAGAAGGACGAGACGAAGAAGTAGCGGTACTGTTGATGGATATGGTGCTGGGATATGGAGCTCACGAAGATCCGGCCGGCGAAATGATTGAATCCATCCAACAAGCAAAAAGTCAGATGGAATCCGTTAATGGTCATCTAACCGTGGTAGCTTCCATCTGTGGAACAGAAGGCGATCCACAGGATATGGAAGAAAGTCGGAAAAAACTGGAAGATGCCGGCGTTATCTTATTACCATCCAATGCACAGGCTGTAAAATTTGTAGAAAAAATACTGAAACGGATTCAGTAA
- a CDS encoding DUF2877 domain-containing protein, whose protein sequence is MKIDAMDKSLYQQCMTKKRMGFRVHSVFESAINLISQEGIWATVVSKGRWLPPNGFRVRGFPELKESLENQDNFWIDESILPDSFIDLHIHSITGNIEQRESMEILEKKVEYLQEFLNVFGKEGFMRTQLPEKIQLSLTAFDQGLENQNEQKIKQSLQGLIGFGKGLTPSMDDYLAARILVWKIWKQIHPTKETIQFGDLIVDEAAQKTTVVSEHMLAFANQGKCSEDLLRLFRMMFLSSKGPEYEDAIKEVMEIGCSSGEDWIYGMIHETQRLLVNRKGGNNA, encoded by the coding sequence ATGAAAATAGATGCGATGGATAAAAGTTTGTATCAACAATGCATGACAAAAAAAAGGATGGGTTTTCGGGTACATTCTGTTTTTGAAAGTGCGATTAACCTTATCAGTCAGGAAGGAATTTGGGCAACGGTGGTTTCAAAAGGCCGATGGCTGCCACCCAATGGCTTCCGGGTAAGAGGTTTTCCGGAACTCAAGGAGTCCTTAGAAAACCAAGACAATTTCTGGATAGATGAAAGTATTTTACCCGATAGCTTTATTGATCTTCATATCCATAGCATCACCGGAAATATAGAACAAAGAGAATCCATGGAGATACTGGAAAAAAAAGTGGAATATTTACAGGAATTTTTGAATGTTTTTGGAAAAGAAGGGTTTATGAGAACGCAACTGCCGGAAAAAATTCAATTATCCCTTACCGCCTTCGATCAAGGGCTGGAAAATCAAAATGAACAAAAGATAAAACAATCCCTTCAAGGCCTTATCGGGTTTGGAAAAGGGTTAACGCCATCAATGGACGATTATTTAGCCGCTCGGATACTTGTTTGGAAAATCTGGAAACAGATCCATCCAACCAAAGAAACCATCCAGTTTGGTGATTTGATAGTGGATGAGGCCGCACAAAAAACCACGGTTGTTAGTGAACATATGCTTGCATTTGCCAATCAAGGTAAATGTTCAGAAGATTTGCTAAGGCTTTTCAGAATGATGTTTCTTTCTTCTAAAGGACCAGAGTACGAAGATGCCATTAAAGAAGTAATGGAGATTGGCTGTTCCTCCGGAGAAGATTGGATTTATGGAATGATACACGAAACTCAGCGTTTACTAGTGAACCGTAAAGGAGGAAACAACGCATGA
- a CDS encoding PucR family transcriptional regulator, with amino-acid sequence MTNITGITVKELLEADFMSNADVLAGEKGLENIIQKVNVMEVPDIVDWVEEGELLLTTAYVIKDDPDKLYDLVIELHQKGVAGLGIKTHRYIKEVPPYILEEADKRGFPLIKLPYELSHSTVIANSLTKIIGQQTELLERIDRVQNKLLNTMLRGGGLEAIGKVICESLEKSTLAIREYVFEENIIFCNEKKKEALEEILKKDRESGNEYELYMENDFRHFETVDNLNGEKVKRYTIPICTQDRNFGAIYIWDSDQRLTSLEIRMIKSSSSIIALEILKKLSMFEIESKYKIEFFDDLFSKNNMKQNRALERAAYFDFDKNLSYSAIVISISEHRRHKKGEQLQAHLMHKVNIRILGLVQRLIHHHKQNMICGNKSDKIIILYGSSKEGDSSVLKKEILSFCNEIIHYSDLEAMKHIQVGIGRNYKDPKALWRSYREAKRAIRGMEMDDKKRIAHYADLGIYKLLTYDELEPELQEFYRDILKLLVEYDKEKNTELVPTLKMYFRLGGNLKKISKEMYTHYNTIIYRVQRIEEITGTNLENYDDRLNLQIALKIYDIIDEEKVK; translated from the coding sequence ATGACCAATATAACAGGAATCACAGTCAAAGAACTATTAGAGGCAGACTTTATGAGTAACGCCGATGTTTTGGCAGGAGAAAAAGGATTAGAGAATATCATTCAGAAAGTCAATGTCATGGAAGTTCCGGATATCGTAGACTGGGTAGAAGAAGGAGAACTTTTACTAACCACCGCTTATGTGATCAAAGATGATCCTGATAAATTATATGATCTGGTGATAGAGCTTCACCAAAAAGGAGTGGCCGGGTTAGGGATTAAAACCCATCGGTATATTAAAGAAGTTCCGCCTTATATTCTTGAAGAAGCGGATAAACGGGGCTTTCCACTGATTAAGCTGCCCTATGAACTTTCTCATTCTACAGTCATTGCCAACAGCCTGACAAAAATCATTGGTCAGCAGACGGAACTACTGGAACGTATTGACCGGGTACAGAATAAACTGCTGAATACCATGCTGCGAGGCGGGGGCCTGGAAGCCATTGGTAAAGTCATTTGTGAAAGTCTTGAAAAATCCACCTTAGCCATTCGGGAATACGTGTTTGAAGAAAACATTATTTTCTGTAACGAAAAAAAGAAAGAAGCACTGGAAGAAATACTTAAAAAAGATCGGGAAAGTGGCAATGAATACGAATTATATATGGAAAATGATTTCCGTCATTTTGAAACAGTAGATAATTTGAACGGAGAAAAAGTAAAGCGTTACACGATTCCCATTTGTACCCAAGATCGAAACTTTGGTGCTATTTATATCTGGGACAGTGATCAGCGGTTAACCAGTCTGGAAATACGGATGATCAAATCCTCCAGTTCCATTATTGCGCTAGAAATATTAAAAAAATTATCCATGTTTGAAATCGAAAGCAAATACAAAATAGAGTTTTTTGATGACCTGTTTTCTAAAAACAATATGAAACAAAACCGGGCCTTGGAAAGGGCCGCTTATTTTGATTTTGACAAAAATTTATCCTACTCAGCCATCGTTATTTCTATCTCTGAACATCGGCGTCATAAAAAAGGAGAGCAACTACAGGCCCATTTAATGCATAAAGTGAATATTCGTATTTTAGGCTTGGTTCAAAGACTGATCCATCATCATAAACAAAATATGATTTGTGGAAATAAGAGCGATAAAATCATTATTCTTTACGGATCTTCCAAAGAAGGAGATAGCAGCGTTCTGAAAAAAGAAATCCTCTCCTTTTGCAATGAAATCATTCATTATTCAGATTTAGAAGCTATGAAACATATTCAGGTAGGAATTGGACGAAACTACAAAGATCCTAAAGCACTTTGGCGCAGCTATCGGGAAGCCAAACGTGCCATCAGAGGCATGGAGATGGATGATAAAAAACGAATTGCTCATTATGCAGACCTGGGAATTTACAAATTACTCACCTATGATGAACTGGAACCAGAGCTTCAGGAATTTTACCGTGACATCCTAAAACTTTTAGTAGAATATGATAAAGAAAAAAACACAGAACTGGTTCCAACGTTGAAAATGTATTTTCGTTTAGGTGGAAATCTGAAGAAAATTTCCAAAGAAATGTATACCCATTACAATACAATTATTTATCGGGTTCAGCGAATCGAAGAGATTACAGGGACTAATCTGGAAAACTATGATGATCGGTTAAACCTGCAAATAGCACTGAAGATTTATGACATCATCGATGAGGAAAAGGTTAAATAA
- a CDS encoding MFS transporter, whose product MGDSIKKMVFSQAIYSIFKSFIMIFVNIYLWQTGESIQGVALFNMFNYTAAFLSFYIANKIALVNMKLNYIGSSLAFIMLFTITAIFQEGVNDYAALMGIFGGIGDGLFFFNMNYYQAYQLDREEADTFMSMVGMVTKASSIGTPVLSGIVISRFGFNAMIYVLLLLVTAQMVNGIFLPKTNIQSMFRINIKKMFRCKDQKRILLTHAIHAPYGQFIIMANSVFLYSFTRSEVVMGYLNTAFAIASILLYMVYLKLRSHFTRKTLTQIGVLALGLSIAVLFKPDFWTFVVFSLTVGLGDAFFNKPLTGAQIYYAKQYSEDERDVLGNLATRVLLLTTGRCIFYLLVFFFYEDYTSPIFTIFLGYNLISPYVSYRLAKKQME is encoded by the coding sequence GTGGGTGATAGTATTAAAAAGATGGTGTTTAGTCAGGCCATCTATTCCATTTTCAAAAGTTTTATTATGATTTTTGTTAATATTTACCTTTGGCAGACAGGAGAAAGCATACAAGGAGTAGCTCTTTTTAATATGTTTAACTATACGGCTGCCTTCTTATCTTTCTATATAGCTAATAAGATTGCATTGGTTAATATGAAATTAAATTACATAGGATCTTCTCTTGCATTTATTATGTTATTTACGATTACAGCTATTTTTCAGGAAGGTGTCAATGATTATGCGGCATTGATGGGAATATTTGGAGGAATAGGTGACGGCCTGTTCTTTTTTAATATGAATTACTACCAAGCCTACCAATTGGATAGGGAAGAAGCCGATACGTTTATGAGCATGGTCGGAATGGTCACCAAAGCTTCTTCTATCGGCACACCAGTTTTATCTGGTATAGTGATCAGTCGGTTCGGATTTAATGCTATGATTTATGTCTTGTTATTATTAGTCACAGCACAAATGGTCAATGGAATTTTCCTTCCAAAAACCAATATTCAGAGTATGTTTCGCATTAATATTAAAAAGATGTTTCGATGCAAAGATCAAAAACGGATCCTTCTGACCCATGCCATCCACGCTCCTTATGGCCAGTTTATTATCATGGCCAATAGCGTCTTCTTATATTCCTTTACCCGAAGTGAAGTGGTAATGGGTTATCTGAACACGGCTTTTGCCATTGCCTCCATCCTATTGTATATGGTTTACTTGAAGCTAAGAAGTCATTTCACCAGAAAAACCCTTACGCAAATAGGGGTTTTAGCCCTTGGTCTTTCCATTGCCGTATTATTCAAACCAGATTTTTGGACCTTTGTTGTTTTTAGCCTGACCGTGGGATTGGGAGATGCTTTTTTTAACAAACCCCTTACAGGAGCCCAGATCTATTATGCCAAACAATATTCAGAAGACGAAAGAGATGTTCTTGGAAACCTGGCCACCAGAGTCTTGCTGCTTACAACAGGCAGATGTATTTTTTATTTATTGGTATTCTTTTTTTATGAGGACTATACCTCCCCTATTTTTACCATTTTCTTGGGGTATAATTTAATATCACCTTATGTAAGTTACAGGTTAGCGAAAAAACAAATGGAATAG
- the arcC gene encoding carbamate kinase codes for MRDKKRIVIALGGNALQADPNDTTAKAQLQTAKETAKPIVDLIEEGNEVIIIHGNGPQVGQIVAAYETAAATDKKNEMMPFPECGAMSQGYIGYHLQQSIREEMVKRGIKKEVATVVTQVVVDEKDPGFQNPTKPVGSFYSKEEAEKMEKEKGFVMKEDSGRGYRRMVASPEPLDVVEANLIKSLVDQNHVVIAGGGGGIPVVDRGNGVLEGVPAVVDKDFISAKMAELMDVDLLIILTAVERVAIHFGKPNQKELTRLTKEEVYQYIEEGHFAPGSMLPKMKTALRFVESAPGRETLITSLEKAKEGIEGKTGTTIVND; via the coding sequence ATGAGAGATAAAAAACGAATTGTTATCGCTTTAGGAGGAAATGCCTTGCAGGCAGATCCTAATGATACTACGGCTAAGGCCCAGTTACAAACAGCAAAAGAGACAGCCAAGCCCATTGTGGATTTGATTGAAGAAGGAAACGAAGTCATTATCATCCACGGAAATGGTCCGCAGGTAGGTCAGATCGTAGCGGCTTATGAAACAGCCGCCGCAACGGATAAGAAAAATGAAATGATGCCATTTCCAGAATGTGGTGCGATGTCTCAGGGATATATTGGCTACCATTTGCAGCAAAGCATTCGTGAAGAAATGGTAAAACGAGGCATCAAAAAAGAAGTGGCTACGGTGGTCACTCAAGTAGTAGTGGATGAAAAAGATCCCGGATTTCAAAATCCGACAAAGCCGGTAGGTTCTTTTTATTCTAAAGAAGAAGCTGAAAAAATGGAAAAAGAAAAAGGATTCGTCATGAAGGAAGATTCAGGACGTGGTTATCGAAGAATGGTGGCGTCTCCAGAACCTTTGGATGTGGTGGAAGCCAATCTAATCAAAAGCTTGGTAGACCAGAACCATGTGGTGATCGCTGGCGGAGGTGGCGGTATTCCGGTGGTTGACAGAGGAAATGGTGTATTGGAAGGCGTTCCAGCTGTGGTGGATAAAGATTTTATATCGGCAAAAATGGCAGAACTGATGGACGTAGATTTACTGATTATCTTAACAGCCGTAGAAAGAGTCGCCATTCACTTTGGAAAACCAAACCAAAAAGAATTGACAAGATTGACAAAAGAGGAGGTTTACCAGTATATTGAAGAAGGACATTTTGCTCCCGGATCAATGCTTCCAAAAATGAAAACCGCCTTACGATTTGTGGAATCAGCACCAGGACGAGAAACATTGATCACCTCTTTAGAAAAAGCCAAAGAAGGAATTGAAGGCAAAACGGGCACTACCATTGTTAACGATTAA
- a CDS encoding uracil-xanthine permease family protein: MSNDSEKNQVMGADPEFASAEDLSGNFNKGQQVLLGFQHTLAMFGACILVPLLTGLSVSATLFSVGIGTLIFHYFTKGKVPGFLGSSFAFIGPLIIAGEQVGLQAAQGGIILAGLTYVIVGYLMEIAGPEKVKRIFPPVVTGPIIMIIGLSLAPVGIDMASGHWGVALITLGVAVIVNIWGRGMIKVLPIVIGLVAGYIASLAFNLVDGSQVAEASMVGVPGFTLPVFNSTALLLVAPAAIVSIIEHFGDVLAIGSTIGKDLRKDPGIPRTFYGGGVATMLSGFLGGPSLTTYGENVGVLALTRVYATFVVSMGAVWAIALSFIPKIEAAIHTIPVPVIGGISVLLYGMIAAVGVRTVVENKVNFMKSRNLIVASVILVLGVGGVGFQIGDIEFSSMVIAAVSGVLLNLILPGADVE; encoded by the coding sequence ATGAGTAATGATTCTGAAAAAAATCAAGTAATGGGAGCAGATCCGGAATTTGCATCAGCAGAGGATTTATCCGGAAATTTTAACAAGGGGCAACAAGTTCTGCTAGGATTTCAGCACACCTTGGCCATGTTTGGTGCTTGTATCTTAGTTCCCTTACTAACAGGACTCAGCGTATCCGCAACATTATTTTCAGTAGGAATTGGAACCCTTATCTTCCACTATTTCACAAAAGGAAAAGTACCCGGATTTTTAGGATCTTCTTTCGCCTTTATTGGTCCCTTGATTATTGCAGGTGAGCAGGTAGGACTTCAGGCAGCACAGGGTGGTATTATTCTGGCCGGTCTTACATATGTTATTGTAGGATATCTGATGGAAATAGCCGGACCTGAAAAAGTAAAAAGAATTTTCCCGCCAGTGGTAACAGGACCTATTATCATGATCATTGGTTTAAGTTTGGCGCCGGTAGGGATTGATATGGCCAGCGGTCACTGGGGAGTTGCTTTAATCACCCTAGGTGTTGCTGTTATCGTCAACATATGGGGACGAGGCATGATTAAAGTATTACCGATTGTTATCGGTTTAGTAGCAGGATACATCGCTTCCTTAGCTTTTAATTTGGTAGATGGTTCACAAGTTGCTGAAGCCAGCATGGTAGGAGTTCCAGGGTTTACCCTTCCAGTATTTAATTCAACGGCCTTATTATTGGTAGCACCAGCCGCTATTGTTTCAATCATTGAGCATTTTGGAGATGTATTGGCCATTGGAAGTACTATTGGTAAAGACCTTCGAAAAGATCCAGGAATTCCAAGAACCTTTTATGGTGGCGGGGTAGCTACGATGCTATCCGGATTCCTTGGTGGTCCTTCATTGACAACTTATGGAGAAAACGTAGGGGTATTAGCCTTAACAAGAGTTTATGCCACTTTTGTTGTCAGTATGGGAGCTGTTTGGGCCATTGCCTTATCTTTTATTCCTAAAATCGAAGCAGCGATTCATACGATTCCAGTACCAGTTATTGGTGGAATATCAGTCTTGCTATACGGAATGATCGCCGCTGTTGGTGTTAGAACCGTTGTTGAAAACAAAGTTAACTTTATGAAATCTAGAAACCTTATTGTTGCTTCTGTTATTTTAGTACTTGGTGTTGGTGGAGTTGGTTTTCAAATAGGAGATATCGAATTTAGTTCTATGGTTATTGCCGCTGTATCTGGAGTTTTGTTGAACCTTATTTTACCAGGTGCTGATGTAGAATAA